One Mycolicibacterium sarraceniae genomic window carries:
- a CDS encoding MCE family protein, with protein sequence MLKYRASNLWRAGFLGAVLILLVIAVGLQPERLLQLATSVRHQALFTEAGGITTGNDVTLSGIKIGSVTDVSLDNGDALVTFTTAGKYSLGSQTTAHIRTGSLLGERVLTLESAGGGSLRSADVIPTTRTSSPYSLTEAVSDLTSNTAGTDTASLNQSLDTLSATIDQLAPKLGPTFDGLSTLSRSLNSRNENLAGLLRSASDVTTVLGQRSQQLNTLILNANDLLGVLNDRREVIVDLLANTSAVSAQLTGLVHDNEDKLAPTLQRLNSVVAVLEKNKDNIATMLPSVKKFILSEGETLANGPYYNAFVPNLQPAQLLQPFMDYAFGFRRGVNAGQPADTAGPRAELPLPYNGIPGGSR encoded by the coding sequence ATGCTGAAATACCGCGCTTCCAATCTATGGCGCGCCGGATTCCTCGGTGCCGTCCTGATCCTGCTCGTGATCGCCGTCGGGTTGCAGCCCGAACGCCTGCTTCAGTTGGCCACCTCGGTCCGCCATCAGGCATTGTTCACCGAGGCCGGCGGCATCACTACCGGCAACGACGTGACGCTGTCCGGTATCAAAATCGGTTCGGTCACCGACGTTTCACTGGACAACGGCGATGCGCTGGTCACGTTCACTACCGCGGGCAAGTATTCGCTGGGGTCCCAAACGACGGCGCACATTCGCACCGGTTCCCTGTTGGGCGAGCGGGTGCTCACCCTGGAATCGGCGGGTGGTGGGAGCCTGCGGTCTGCCGATGTGATTCCGACGACCCGGACGTCGTCGCCGTATTCGCTCACCGAGGCGGTCAGCGATCTGACCAGCAACACGGCTGGGACCGACACCGCATCGCTCAACCAGTCGCTGGACACCCTCTCGGCCACGATCGACCAGCTGGCGCCGAAGCTGGGGCCGACGTTCGACGGTCTGAGCACGCTGTCGCGATCGCTCAACAGTCGCAACGAAAATTTGGCCGGCTTACTCAGGAGCGCTTCCGACGTCACTACCGTGTTGGGGCAGCGGAGTCAGCAGCTGAACACCTTGATTTTGAATGCCAACGACCTGCTGGGTGTGCTGAACGACCGCCGCGAGGTGATCGTTGACCTGCTGGCCAACACCTCCGCGGTGTCGGCCCAGCTGACGGGTCTGGTCCACGATAACGAGGACAAGCTGGCGCCGACGCTGCAGCGCCTCAATTCCGTTGTCGCCGTGCTGGAGAAGAACAAAGACAATATCGCCACGATGTTGCCGAGCGTAAAGAAATTCATCCTCTCCGAGGGCGAGACACTGGCCAACGGCCCGTACTACAACGCGTTTGTGCCAAACCTGCAGCCCGCGCAGTTGCTGCAGCCGTTCATGGACTACGCGTTCGGCTTCCGGCGCGGAGTCAATGCCGGTCAGCCCGCTGACACCGCTGGGCCGCGCGCCGAGTTGCCACTGCCCTACAACGGTATTCCTGGAGGTTCGCGCTGA
- a CDS encoding MCE family protein, which yields MGRRWVKVLAVVLAGVLLVGVAVLVRNVLFGPKRIDAVFTTATGVYPGDDVRVSGVKVGTIKAIEPEGTQTKLVLDVDRDVPVPADAKAVIVAQNLVAARYVQLTPAYRKNTGQKEMADGAVIPLDRTAIPVEWDEVKEQLTRLATDLGPRSGVSGTSVSRFIDSAANALDGNGDKLRQTITELAGVSRVLANGSGNIVDIVKNLQTFVTTLRDSNEQVVMFQNRLATLTRVIDGNRSDLDGALKNLSVAIVDIQRFVAGSRDQTSEQLHRLTNVTTNLLNNKMEIENILHIAPNALANAYNIYNPSSGSAVGQFVLNNFSNPTEFICGAIGAIENTTAPETAKLCSQYLGPALRLLNFNYLPIGIDPYLMPSASPDELVYSQPNLAPGAGGPTPDVPPLPPSISAYEGGGPTPPPPFTGRAPGEAPPGAAQLLPGAGPIIPPSVISSLPSMLNPTGPAPGPEPGAPMAAEAGGTP from the coding sequence ATGGGCCGACGCTGGGTCAAGGTGCTGGCAGTGGTGCTAGCCGGGGTTCTCCTGGTGGGTGTGGCGGTGCTGGTGCGCAACGTCCTTTTCGGCCCCAAGCGAATCGATGCGGTCTTCACCACCGCCACGGGTGTCTATCCCGGTGACGATGTTCGGGTGTCGGGGGTCAAGGTCGGCACGATCAAGGCGATCGAGCCGGAGGGCACCCAGACCAAGCTGGTGCTCGACGTAGACCGGGATGTGCCCGTCCCAGCCGACGCCAAGGCCGTGATCGTCGCGCAGAATCTGGTGGCTGCCCGTTACGTTCAACTCACCCCGGCTTATCGGAAGAACACCGGGCAGAAGGAGATGGCCGACGGCGCGGTGATTCCCTTGGACCGCACCGCGATACCGGTGGAGTGGGACGAGGTCAAAGAACAGCTGACCAGGCTGGCCACCGACCTGGGACCGCGAAGCGGTGTTTCGGGAACGTCGGTCTCGCGCTTCATTGACAGCGCGGCCAATGCGCTGGACGGCAATGGCGACAAGTTGCGCCAGACCATCACCGAGCTTGCCGGCGTGTCTCGTGTCCTGGCCAACGGCAGCGGCAACATCGTCGACATCGTCAAGAACCTGCAGACCTTCGTCACCACCCTTCGCGACAGCAACGAACAGGTGGTGATGTTCCAGAACCGATTGGCGACGCTGACCAGGGTGATCGACGGCAATCGCTCGGATCTCGACGGTGCGCTGAAGAACTTGTCGGTGGCCATCGTCGACATCCAACGGTTCGTCGCGGGTAGCCGCGACCAGACGTCGGAGCAGCTGCATCGGCTGACGAACGTCACCACGAATCTGTTGAACAACAAAATGGAAATCGAGAACATTCTCCACATCGCGCCGAACGCGTTGGCCAACGCCTACAACATCTACAACCCGTCCTCGGGTAGCGCGGTGGGCCAGTTCGTGTTGAACAACTTCTCGAACCCGACCGAATTCATCTGCGGCGCAATCGGTGCGATCGAGAACACCACTGCCCCGGAGACGGCGAAGCTTTGCAGTCAGTACCTAGGCCCGGCGCTTCGGTTGCTGAACTTCAACTACCTGCCAATCGGAATCGATCCCTATCTCATGCCCTCGGCGTCGCCGGACGAACTCGTCTACTCGCAGCCGAACCTGGCCCCGGGTGCTGGTGGTCCGACCCCCGATGTGCCGCCACTGCCGCCGTCGATCTCGGCATACGAAGGTGGGGGACCCACTCCGCCGCCGCCGTTCACCGGCCGCGCGCCAGGGGAGGCGCCGCCCGGTGCTGCCCAGCTGTTGCCCGGCGCAGGACCGATCATCCCGCCCAGCGTGATCTCGTCGCTGCCCAGCATGTTGAACCCGACCGGGCCCGCCCCCGGTCCGGAGCCTGGTGCCCCGATGGCGGCAGAAGCAGGAGGGACGCCATGA
- a CDS encoding MCE family protein, with amino-acid sequence MIGGKAWRRAVIAGSCVAVTTSACAFQGVNSLPLPGTVGRGGDASIYHAEIANIATLEPNSPVMINDVVVGSVRKLTVKNWHADVEFSVKPDVVVPANAVASVGQTSLLGSMHLSLNTPIGQAPSGKLNPGATIPLNSTSTYPTTEQTLASLAAVVTGGGLGQIGDVIHNFSTAVSGNEAAFRDLITRLDTFVATLDSQRDNIVSVIQSLNRMAATFAGQRDDLAAALQKIPPAIDVLIKERPTLTTALVKLGTFSDTANTVVNQSQADLVANLKNLEPALKAFADVGPDLDALLEYAIHFPFTQPFMDRAIRGDYYNLFATIDLTVPRLKRTLMLGTRWGDAQAQLIPAPGDPYYLNYTYDPLKTGVTPPPPDVFDDNPPVAPPLAAIAAAGPILPFVPPPSTGVPGADIYTREQLAATGVNPVFAGPYAAQSNQPATTPPAPPTAGGG; translated from the coding sequence ATGATCGGCGGAAAAGCATGGCGACGGGCGGTGATCGCAGGGTCGTGCGTTGCGGTGACCACCAGTGCCTGCGCATTCCAGGGCGTCAACTCGCTGCCGCTGCCCGGCACGGTGGGACGCGGGGGAGATGCCAGCATCTACCACGCGGAGATCGCGAATATCGCCACGCTGGAGCCGAATTCGCCGGTGATGATCAACGACGTCGTCGTCGGCAGCGTGCGTAAGCTGACCGTCAAGAACTGGCACGCCGATGTCGAGTTCTCGGTCAAGCCCGACGTCGTGGTGCCGGCGAACGCCGTTGCGAGCGTTGGACAGACCAGCTTGCTGGGCTCGATGCACCTATCGCTGAACACCCCGATTGGCCAGGCACCGAGCGGGAAGCTCAACCCAGGCGCGACGATTCCGCTGAATTCTACTTCGACGTATCCGACCACCGAGCAGACGCTGGCGTCGCTGGCGGCCGTGGTCACTGGCGGCGGGCTCGGGCAGATCGGCGACGTCATCCACAACTTCAGTACAGCGGTCAGCGGCAACGAGGCCGCATTCCGCGACCTGATCACCCGGCTCGACACCTTCGTCGCAACGTTGGACAGCCAGCGTGACAACATCGTCTCGGTCATTCAGTCGTTGAACCGGATGGCCGCGACGTTCGCCGGTCAGCGCGACGACCTCGCCGCGGCTCTCCAGAAGATCCCGCCGGCCATCGACGTTCTGATCAAGGAAAGGCCCACGCTGACAACAGCGTTGGTGAAGCTCGGCACCTTCAGCGATACCGCCAACACGGTGGTCAACCAGTCGCAGGCCGACCTGGTTGCCAACCTGAAAAACCTGGAACCTGCCCTCAAGGCGTTCGCCGACGTCGGCCCCGATCTGGATGCGCTCCTCGAATACGCGATCCACTTCCCGTTCACCCAGCCATTCATGGATCGGGCTATCCGCGGTGACTATTACAACCTGTTCGCGACCATCGACCTGACCGTCCCACGGCTGAAGCGCACACTGATGCTCGGTACCAGATGGGGAGACGCGCAGGCCCAGCTGATTCCCGCGCCCGGCGATCCGTACTACCTGAATTACACCTACGACCCGCTCAAGACCGGGGTCACCCCGCCGCCACCGGATGTCTTCGACGACAACCCGCCGGTGGCGCCCCCGCTGGCGGCGATCGCTGCCGCAGGTCCGATTCTGCCGTTTGTACCGCCGCCGTCGACTGGGGTGCCGGGTGCCGACATCTACACCCGCGAGCAGCTGGCCGCGACGGGCGTCAACCCGGTCTTCGCCGGACCCTATGCGGCCCAATCTAATCAGCCGGCGACCACACCGCCGGCTCCGCCGACAGCAGGAGGTGGCTAA
- a CDS encoding MCE family protein, whose protein sequence is MLTRFVRTQLIIFTVASIVGVAIMLFAYIQIPTLLGVGRLTVKLDLPATGGLYQFSNVTYRGLQIGKVTSIELTDTGAQATLSLDNSPKIPADLKAEVRSMSAVGEQYVELLPRTNKAPYLQDGSVIAVGNSSIPQAVGPMLDQVSKLVGSIPKDTLSQLLGETYQAFNGTGYDFGSLVDSGATITRDANGIADNTRALIDDARPFVRAQEMTTDSIRTWAQSLAGITGQVADNDPQFRSILKNGPGFAQETSKLLEQIKPTLPVLLANLTTFGQIFLTYNKSVEQLFVLVPPFVAQIQTYTQANNPTGVPNGDFSLGLGDPAACTIGFLPPSSWRNPADTSVIDTPDGLYCKLPQDSPVAVRGARNYPCMEHPGKRAPTVELCNDPNGFQPLAQRQHVTGPYPIDPNLVAQGIPIDSRALPGSNLFGPLQGTPLPPGVSAPPPGAPPIGPPPPNFAGTGPGPLLPGQPIYQTPPVSPPGPEGNIGPAPVNPPGPQNMLPVDKQPPPTDPAVPQAAPSAFNGGSRTAPVLQVAKYDKRTGEYMGSDGTLYRQTNLAKPATTWQDMLQS, encoded by the coding sequence ATGCTGACGCGTTTTGTCCGGACTCAGCTCATCATCTTCACCGTCGCCTCGATCGTCGGTGTGGCAATCATGTTGTTCGCCTACATCCAGATACCCACCCTGCTGGGAGTGGGTCGGCTCACCGTCAAGCTGGATCTACCGGCCACCGGCGGTCTCTACCAGTTCAGCAATGTCACTTACCGGGGTTTGCAAATCGGCAAGGTCACCTCGATCGAGCTGACCGACACCGGCGCTCAGGCGACGCTGTCGCTGGACAACTCGCCAAAGATCCCGGCGGATCTCAAGGCCGAGGTGCGCAGCATGTCAGCGGTGGGCGAGCAATATGTCGAACTGTTGCCGCGCACCAACAAAGCACCCTACCTACAGGACGGCTCGGTCATCGCGGTCGGCAATAGCTCGATTCCGCAGGCGGTGGGCCCGATGCTCGACCAGGTGAGCAAGCTGGTCGGAAGCATCCCCAAAGACACACTGAGCCAATTGCTTGGCGAGACCTACCAGGCTTTCAACGGAACGGGTTACGACTTCGGGTCGCTTGTGGACTCGGGTGCGACGATTACCCGCGACGCTAACGGAATCGCCGACAACACCCGAGCGCTGATCGACGACGCACGGCCGTTCGTCCGGGCGCAGGAGATGACCACCGACTCGATCAGGACCTGGGCGCAGAGCCTGGCCGGCATCACCGGGCAGGTGGCTGACAACGATCCGCAGTTCCGTTCGATTCTGAAGAACGGGCCGGGCTTCGCGCAGGAGACCTCGAAGCTGCTCGAGCAGATAAAACCAACGCTGCCAGTGCTTTTGGCGAACCTGACCACGTTCGGTCAGATCTTTCTGACGTACAATAAATCGGTCGAACAGTTGTTTGTTCTTGTGCCGCCGTTCGTCGCCCAGATTCAGACCTACACCCAAGCCAACAACCCCACCGGTGTGCCCAACGGTGACTTCTCACTGGGACTCGGCGATCCCGCAGCCTGCACGATCGGGTTCCTGCCGCCGTCATCGTGGCGAAACCCGGCTGACACGTCGGTGATCGACACCCCGGACGGGCTCTACTGCAAGCTCCCGCAGGACTCGCCGGTGGCCGTCCGCGGCGCACGTAACTACCCCTGCATGGAGCATCCCGGTAAGCGCGCTCCCACCGTGGAACTGTGCAACGACCCCAACGGCTTCCAACCGCTGGCGCAGCGTCAGCACGTCACCGGGCCGTACCCGATTGACCCCAATCTGGTTGCTCAGGGGATCCCGATCGACAGCCGTGCGCTGCCGGGCTCCAACCTCTTTGGGCCACTGCAGGGCACGCCGCTGCCGCCGGGGGTGAGCGCCCCGCCGCCGGGCGCGCCGCCGATCGGTCCGCCGCCGCCGAACTTCGCGGGTACCGGGCCGGGGCCGCTGCTGCCCGGCCAGCCGATCTATCAGACGCCGCCGGTGTCGCCGCCGGGCCCGGAGGGCAATATCGGACCCGCACCGGTCAACCCGCCGGGGCCGCAGAACATGCTGCCGGTTGACAAGCAGCCTCCACCCACGGATCCGGCTGTGCCCCAGGCAGCTCCGAGTGCGTTCAACGGCGGCAGCCGGACGGCTCCGGTGCTGCAGGTCGCCAAGTACGACAAACGCACCGGCGAGTACATGGGTAGCGACGGAACGCTCTATCGCCAGACGAATTTGGCCAAGCCGGCAACGACGTGGCAGGACATGCTGCAGAGCTGA
- a CDS encoding Rv2253/PknI dimerization domain-containing protein, translated as MRACQALTAIGSAAALAGICCAAPAAADETWGINGTFATSSNGDWAKVNERYQDQPSERETWTISTQCISPTECTGIVHSDAGWTAPVFTTNGLWYVKRTIPNWRFCADGAAIEGFQEYQMYPVNGSDGHYNAASTEYSGQNRVVGPSGSCGRNQPPVIQMPFYMKKR; from the coding sequence ATGCGCGCTTGTCAAGCGCTAACCGCGATCGGCTCGGCCGCTGCCCTCGCTGGGATCTGTTGTGCCGCACCCGCTGCGGCGGACGAGACGTGGGGCATCAACGGCACGTTTGCGACGTCATCCAACGGTGATTGGGCGAAGGTCAATGAGCGCTATCAGGACCAGCCTTCCGAGCGTGAAACCTGGACGATTTCGACTCAATGCATCTCGCCCACCGAGTGCACCGGGATTGTGCACAGCGACGCAGGCTGGACGGCGCCGGTCTTCACCACGAACGGCCTGTGGTATGTCAAGCGCACCATTCCGAACTGGCGGTTCTGTGCTGACGGAGCGGCGATCGAAGGATTCCAGGAGTACCAGATGTATCCCGTCAACGGCAGCGATGGTCACTACAACGCTGCGTCGACTGAATACTCCGGTCAGAACCGAGTCGTCGGTCCGAGCGGATCGTGCGGGCGCAACCAGCCGCCGGTGATCCAGATGCCGTTCTACATGAAAAAGCGTTAG